A genomic segment from Desulfomicrobium macestii encodes:
- a CDS encoding LolA family protein: MGRCRTLAFHFILTIGLGIIFSAHALAEIRDIDAVLQKLRTQATAVESISSEFSQENRLSVFEETIVSSGRFLFRKPDSLRWEYLSPITEGFALQGNQGVRWTETTRTSFSLRNDPLMNVVARQLLAWATFDLAWLSAEYDITLEADSPVLLKLVPKSSDTAQVLKHLLIEFSLSSNTVQRVELHDQSGDLTRILFKNPQVNTPLDDGMFR, from the coding sequence ATGGGCCGCTGCCGCACCCTTGCTTTTCATTTCATCCTGACCATCGGCCTCGGCATCATTTTTTCCGCCCATGCCTTGGCCGAAATCCGGGACATTGACGCTGTCCTCCAAAAACTTCGAACACAGGCGACTGCCGTCGAAAGTATTTCCAGCGAGTTTTCGCAGGAAAATCGCCTCTCGGTTTTCGAAGAAACCATTGTTTCAAGCGGTCGCTTTCTTTTCCGCAAACCTGACAGTCTCCGCTGGGAATATCTGAGTCCCATTACGGAAGGCTTTGCCCTGCAAGGAAATCAAGGGGTACGCTGGACGGAAACGACCCGAACGTCTTTTTCCTTGCGCAACGACCCGCTCATGAATGTTGTCGCCAGACAATTGTTGGCCTGGGCCACCTTTGATCTTGCCTGGCTTTCCGCTGAATACGACATCACGTTGGAGGCGGATTCTCCTGTTTTACTAAAACTTGTTCCCAAGAGTTCTGACACCGCACAAGTGCTAAAACATCTTCTCATCGAGTTTTCCTTGTCGTCAAATACAGTGCAAAGAGTGGAGCTTCACGATCAAAGCGGTGATCTCACGCGTATTCTTTTTAAAAATCCACAAGTGAACACCCCCCTTGACGACGGAATGTTCAGGTAA
- a CDS encoding ApeP family dehydratase encodes MNTLSLPAKAVHFLPHDFPMVFIDRLLEADGERGLCELLLTSAHIFVDAQGRMDRACYVEIAAQSFAAVKGWKLACKGALFSSGFLVGVQAFECLDDARTGDLLQIETIELGGFDGYTVVRATINRGGETIAGGKIKLYVPASEIQNPGADA; translated from the coding sequence ATGAACACCTTATCCCTGCCTGCGAAAGCGGTTCATTTCCTTCCGCATGATTTTCCGATGGTCTTTATCGACCGCCTACTGGAAGCTGATGGTGAACGCGGGCTGTGCGAACTTCTACTTACTTCCGCACATATTTTTGTGGATGCCCAAGGGCGCATGGACCGGGCGTGTTATGTGGAAATCGCAGCCCAGAGTTTTGCCGCTGTGAAGGGCTGGAAACTCGCCTGCAAAGGAGCACTTTTCTCCAGTGGCTTTCTGGTTGGAGTTCAGGCTTTCGAATGTCTGGACGATGCAAGAACAGGTGACCTGCTGCAGATCGAAACCATCGAACTCGGTGGCTTCGACGGATATACAGTGGTGCGTGCCACGATCAACCGTGGCGGCGAGACTATCGCCGGGGGCAAGATCAAACTTTATGTGCCTGCGTCCGAAATTCAGAATCCGGGAGCAGATGCATAA
- a CDS encoding radical SAM/SPASM domain-containing protein: MELELSRECNLRCIYCYAESGNPIADELSYEEILSAIDQAVELGAQKIVVLGGGEPLCYPGIFDVLNYIHAKSVEIELFTNGMLITKDAAQTFIRLGVKPVIKMNSFRPEVQDILAGQKGAFTAIRNGLTLLMEAGYPTRDLALGAQTVICRHNLEELPAMWIWLREHGIIPYFEMLTLQGRARRHPDLELNPEELERIFETLADIDAQRFGNFWEPHPSVAAFCCDRHEYSCTVSVTGDIYPCPGVDIPAGNIRQAPLSDILRTSPLIHDLRNIRSNIKGTCAQCDLKAQCYGCRGMAYQATGDYLAADPLCWRNKTYHA, translated from the coding sequence ATGGAGCTTGAACTCTCAAGAGAGTGCAATCTTCGCTGTATTTATTGCTATGCAGAATCAGGAAATCCCATTGCTGACGAGCTTTCATACGAAGAAATTCTCTCTGCCATAGACCAGGCGGTGGAACTTGGGGCTCAAAAAATAGTCGTTCTTGGCGGTGGAGAGCCACTCTGCTATCCTGGAATATTTGACGTACTAAATTATATACATGCCAAAAGCGTTGAAATAGAGCTATTTACAAACGGGATGCTCATCACCAAAGATGCTGCGCAGACATTTATACGCCTAGGTGTCAAACCAGTAATCAAAATGAACAGCTTTCGTCCTGAAGTACAAGACATTCTGGCAGGCCAAAAGGGAGCATTCACAGCAATACGCAACGGGCTTACGCTGCTCATGGAGGCCGGATATCCCACCAGGGACTTGGCCCTCGGCGCACAAACCGTGATCTGTCGGCACAATCTGGAAGAACTGCCTGCGATGTGGATCTGGCTTAGGGAACACGGAATAATCCCATATTTCGAGATGCTGACGCTGCAAGGCAGAGCCAGGCGACATCCCGATCTTGAACTGAACCCCGAAGAACTTGAGCGCATCTTTGAAACACTGGCCGACATCGACGCCCAAAGGTTTGGTAATTTTTGGGAACCGCATCCCTCCGTGGCCGCCTTTTGCTGTGACAGGCACGAATACTCATGCACTGTGAGCGTAACCGGAGATATCTACCCCTGTCCGGGAGTGGACATTCCCGCAGGAAACATCCGTCAAGCCCCGCTCTCGGACATTCTGCGCACAAGTCCGCTCATTCATGATTTGCGCAACATCCGCAGCAACATCAAAGGCACGTGCGCCCAGTGCGACCTGAAGGCGCAGTGTTATGGCTGCCGGGGAATGGCTTACCAGGCCACCGGAGACTACCTCGCCGCTGATCCTCTATGTTGGCGCAATAAAACGTACCATGCCTAG
- a CDS encoding lysophospholipid acyltransferase family protein, producing MATSQNPYTLRSILRNIGFYCGFLILNLFIFIISPFLYLILRTAKKYSQGQAVRRIIWIYGRMWVILTSLFVEIKIDTKKAADYPKPSIILVNHQSFFDAFCMGALPIYDIIFLVRQWPFRIPFYGHYMRQAKYINSENMSCEEFVCEAKEKLNRGISIIIFPEGTRSKNGQLGRFYSGAFKLATESKHPIVPVCIDGSGKFLPKGKFLITANPISIRTLPTIDPNEFKKFGQRAHIELRKNVKKMFLKDLEQSFLHYDPILQVQTCSPRETQ from the coding sequence ATGGCTACATCACAAAATCCATATACGCTAAGATCTATTTTAAGAAATATTGGATTTTATTGTGGCTTTCTAATATTAAATTTATTCATTTTTATAATTTCTCCATTCTTATATTTAATCCTTCGAACAGCAAAAAAATATAGTCAAGGCCAAGCTGTTCGTCGCATAATATGGATTTATGGGAGAATGTGGGTAATACTAACATCTTTATTTGTAGAAATAAAAATAGATACAAAAAAAGCAGCAGATTATCCAAAGCCAAGCATTATTCTTGTCAATCATCAATCTTTTTTTGATGCTTTTTGCATGGGCGCTCTTCCGATTTACGATATAATTTTTTTAGTCCGGCAATGGCCATTTCGAATTCCATTTTATGGCCACTACATGCGACAAGCTAAATATATCAACAGTGAAAATATGTCCTGTGAAGAATTTGTTTGCGAAGCCAAAGAAAAGCTAAACCGGGGAATATCGATAATAATCTTCCCCGAAGGAACTCGCAGTAAAAATGGACAACTGGGCCGATTCTATTCCGGAGCCTTCAAACTGGCCACGGAATCTAAACACCCCATAGTGCCTGTTTGTATCGATGGCTCTGGAAAGTTCCTGCCCAAAGGAAAATTTCTAATAACAGCAAACCCGATCTCAATTAGAACGCTACCTACCATTGACCCAAACGAATTTAAGAAATTTGGCCAAAGAGCTCACATAGAACTAAGGAAAAATGTCAAAAAAATGTTCTTAAAAGATCTTGAACAGTCTTTTTTGCATTATGACCCTATTTTACAAGTACAAACCTGTAGCCCGAGGGAAACACAATGA
- a CDS encoding acyl carrier protein, with protein sequence MTNDEIIERTNAAIAEEFELDMNDLVPSASFKDDLGLDSLDAVDMVIVLEQEFGIKIGKDPKILKIRQLCDLHSYVIDKKNAFLN encoded by the coding sequence ATGACGAATGATGAAATCATTGAGCGTACCAATGCCGCAATTGCAGAAGAATTCGAATTGGACATGAACGACTTGGTACCCTCGGCCTCATTCAAGGACGATTTGGGACTCGACAGTCTGGATGCCGTCGACATGGTCATTGTTTTGGAGCAAGAGTTCGGAATTAAAATAGGGAAGGATCCCAAAATATTGAAGATCAGACAACTTTGCGATTTGCATTCCTATGTGATCGACAAAAAAAATGCATTTTTAAACTGA
- a CDS encoding beta-ketoacyl-[acyl-carrier-protein] synthase family protein, translating into MQLRRVVITGVGAVSPFGQGAERLFQALVNGESAIRYIADLEKVQGLGPHVAGLVQGIDIKDIPRKIRRTMSPMSVYALLASQEALDQAHVDQDLRTGGRLGIALGSTVGSVDVMEDFFEDFLKNRSIEGIKSMLFFKIMGHSCAANVAQTLGIAGRTLAPSAACATGCQAVGLAYEAIALGKQDLMLCGGADEFHPLTAATFDIIQAASTQYNDRPQCTPRPFDRDRDGIVCSEGAGLLLLESLDSAQARGATILAEISGFASTSDASSIANPDPEPVRLCMELALAEAGLNAAEIDYVNAHATGTVQGDEAESRAIGDLFGAHTPVSSLKGHMGHAMAASGALELIACVKMLRTGQIIPTRNLDNPAVECSAVALPRQIENKVLQTIIKNNFALGGVNCAIVLRRFFE; encoded by the coding sequence ATGCAACTGAGACGGGTTGTGATCACGGGCGTGGGTGCGGTCTCCCCCTTCGGACAAGGTGCCGAGCGACTCTTCCAAGCTCTGGTGAATGGAGAAAGTGCCATCCGATACATTGCTGACCTGGAAAAAGTTCAAGGACTCGGTCCGCACGTGGCTGGCCTGGTTCAAGGCATAGACATCAAGGATATCCCACGCAAAATTCGACGCACCATGTCACCCATGTCGGTGTATGCCTTGCTCGCCTCGCAGGAGGCCCTGGATCAAGCCCACGTTGACCAAGATCTCCGCACCGGAGGACGATTGGGGATCGCTCTGGGCTCCACTGTAGGAAGCGTGGACGTCATGGAAGATTTTTTTGAAGACTTTTTGAAAAACAGAAGCATCGAAGGCATCAAGTCCATGCTGTTTTTCAAGATCATGGGGCATTCCTGCGCGGCAAACGTTGCGCAGACCCTTGGCATCGCTGGCCGCACGCTTGCACCCTCTGCCGCCTGCGCTACTGGTTGTCAGGCAGTGGGTCTGGCTTATGAAGCCATTGCCTTGGGCAAACAAGACCTCATGCTTTGCGGAGGCGCTGACGAATTCCATCCGCTGACAGCCGCAACATTCGACATCATCCAGGCAGCTTCAACACAATACAACGACCGACCGCAATGCACGCCAAGACCATTTGACCGAGATCGTGACGGCATTGTGTGCTCCGAAGGCGCGGGACTCCTCCTACTGGAATCTTTGGATTCCGCTCAAGCTCGCGGAGCGACTATTCTGGCTGAAATTTCAGGCTTTGCATCCACTTCCGACGCGTCAAGCATTGCCAATCCCGACCCCGAACCCGTTCGGCTTTGCATGGAACTGGCGCTTGCGGAAGCAGGGCTGAACGCTGCCGAAATCGACTACGTCAACGCCCATGCCACAGGCACAGTGCAGGGAGACGAAGCCGAGAGTCGTGCCATCGGAGATCTTTTTGGAGCACACACGCCCGTTTCAAGCCTGAAGGGTCACATGGGTCACGCCATGGCCGCCAGTGGCGCGCTTGAACTCATCGCCTGCGTAAAAATGTTGCGCACCGGCCAAATCATCCCGACCCGCAATCTTGACAACCCTGCCGTGGAATGTTCTGCCGTCGCACTGCCACGCCAGATAGAAAACAAGGTGTTACAAACAATTATAAAAAACAACTTTGCACTGGGCGGAGTAAATTGCGCTATCGTGCTAAGGAGATTTTTCGAATGA
- a CDS encoding phytoene desaturase family protein, with the protein MRQDFVIIGSGISGMTAALLLARQGHKVTLVEKFQSASPTVRGFSRQGVYFDTGLHYTGSFAPGEILDVYFKYLGLKGIVRAPFDPHCFDRLRYPKQKVEFQLPVGYEQIQVRLCENFPREAKAIRTYLADVRKNFEHSPFLNLEHKVSVDTLESPVTLETYLNELTNDRLLKSVLGIHALLYGVPPQEIAFSDHAKIAGSYYQSVHGIVGGGLSVVRAFEAALEDSKIEVRYGNGAKQVQLTPAGKICGLILDDNEIIETDQILSTIHPAKLLELVPDGAFRPTFSRRLRELVDTPSAYMLFGISEKPLPILERSNLFVCPETDVDNFFQPNRLPEQGPWYLASTKQDSEKRGVVVIAPGSIQDVAAWKSSKLGKRSFEYRAHKQKRLDHMRTALLKHVPELESVRFVEGATPLTLRDYMNTPTGSLYGIRHTVNQFNPAPATRIPGLLLAGQSIVAPGLLGAVISAFLTCGFIIGHNKLRKELRACN; encoded by the coding sequence ATGCGACAAGACTTTGTAATCATCGGCTCCGGCATTTCTGGCATGACGGCAGCACTGCTTCTCGCGCGTCAAGGGCACAAAGTCACCCTGGTAGAAAAATTTCAATCTGCATCTCCAACAGTGCGTGGCTTTTCTAGACAAGGTGTTTATTTCGACACTGGACTGCATTATACTGGAAGCTTCGCACCAGGTGAAATCCTGGACGTATATTTCAAATATCTTGGCCTCAAGGGTATTGTGCGTGCGCCTTTCGATCCTCATTGTTTCGACAGATTGCGGTATCCCAAACAGAAGGTGGAATTCCAACTCCCTGTCGGCTACGAACAGATTCAAGTAAGACTTTGCGAAAATTTCCCTCGGGAAGCAAAGGCGATTCGTACTTACCTTGCTGATGTTCGCAAAAATTTCGAACATTCACCATTCCTGAATCTGGAGCACAAAGTTTCGGTTGATACTCTTGAAAGCCCCGTCACGCTGGAAACCTATCTTAACGAATTGACCAATGACAGGCTCCTTAAATCAGTACTTGGCATACACGCCCTGCTTTACGGCGTACCTCCGCAGGAAATTGCCTTTTCGGACCATGCAAAAATCGCGGGCTCCTATTACCAATCAGTTCACGGCATCGTCGGTGGTGGCCTGAGCGTAGTACGAGCTTTTGAAGCCGCCCTTGAAGATTCAAAAATTGAAGTCCGTTACGGGAATGGCGCGAAACAGGTGCAACTGACTCCTGCGGGAAAAATATGCGGGTTAATTCTTGATGACAATGAAATCATCGAAACAGATCAAATTCTAAGCACAATTCATCCCGCCAAACTCCTCGAACTCGTTCCGGATGGTGCATTTCGCCCGACCTTCAGCCGCCGCCTTCGCGAACTTGTCGACACCCCTTCTGCCTATATGCTTTTCGGAATTTCCGAAAAACCTCTGCCAATACTTGAGCGAAGCAATCTTTTTGTATGCCCGGAAACAGATGTCGACAATTTTTTCCAACCAAACCGCCTACCTGAGCAGGGCCCGTGGTACCTGGCGTCCACCAAGCAAGACAGTGAAAAACGCGGCGTTGTCGTTATAGCCCCCGGCTCAATACAAGACGTGGCCGCCTGGAAATCATCAAAACTCGGAAAACGCTCCTTTGAGTACCGCGCACACAAACAAAAGCGCCTTGATCATATGCGAACCGCTCTGCTTAAACACGTTCCTGAACTTGAATCTGTTCGTTTTGTCGAAGGGGCGACTCCACTTACGCTTCGAGACTACATGAACACGCCCACCGGCAGCCTGTATGGAATTCGCCACACTGTGAATCAATTCAATCCTGCTCCCGCCACAAGAATTCCGGGCCTCTTGCTCGCAGGACAATCCATTGTCGCCCCTGGCCTTCTTGGGGCAGTGATCTCCGCATTTCTCACCTGCGGATTTATCATCGGTCACAACAAACTTCGCAAGGAATTGAGAGCATGCAACTGA
- a CDS encoding beta-ketoacyl-[acyl-carrier-protein] synthase family protein has product MNKVAITGIGIISTLGINTETVSNALYQGKSGIFLDPERSSLGFSSPLTGSIKGFNAKDLLNRKQLKTMPDFAVWAYAAVMEAIGLSGLDPVDLKNERTGIIFGCDSSCIAALEQVELLQKRGETALIGSGLVFRSMTSCITMNLNTLLGTKGACWTLSAACSSSGHAIGQAADLIALGRQDRVICGGAQEINWQSICSFDGLGAFSTRVTTPESASRPFDRNRDGLVPSGGAAAILLENWDMAVARGANILGELAGYGFSSDGSNLSVPSADGLARSMNGALTAASVTPGDVDYICAHATSTPAGDGVEAKNIATVFKDYRPITTSTKSMTGHELWMSGASQVVYSTLMARDGYIAPNINFEEPDEATSKLNIATETIHRPPRMVLCNAAGFGGTNSSLILRYT; this is encoded by the coding sequence ATGAATAAAGTTGCAATTACTGGGATTGGAATTATCTCTACATTGGGAATCAATACTGAAACAGTTTCCAATGCTCTTTATCAGGGAAAATCTGGAATTTTTTTAGATCCTGAACGATCATCACTAGGTTTCTCTTCACCGCTTACTGGATCTATCAAAGGGTTTAACGCAAAAGATTTACTTAATCGCAAGCAATTAAAAACCATGCCAGATTTTGCTGTTTGGGCTTATGCTGCGGTGATGGAGGCCATTGGGCTTTCGGGCCTGGATCCCGTCGACCTTAAAAACGAGAGAACCGGCATTATTTTTGGTTGCGATTCAAGCTGTATCGCAGCGCTTGAGCAGGTTGAACTTCTTCAAAAACGTGGCGAAACAGCCCTCATTGGAAGTGGTCTTGTCTTCAGATCAATGACGTCCTGTATTACCATGAACTTGAACACACTCCTTGGAACCAAAGGAGCGTGCTGGACCCTGAGCGCGGCATGCTCCAGTTCCGGCCATGCCATTGGCCAAGCAGCGGACCTGATCGCTCTTGGCCGTCAAGACCGAGTGATTTGTGGCGGAGCGCAGGAGATCAACTGGCAATCCATCTGCAGCTTTGATGGTCTGGGCGCTTTCTCCACTCGCGTCACGACGCCCGAATCTGCCAGCAGGCCCTTTGACCGTAATCGCGACGGACTTGTTCCCAGCGGAGGCGCCGCGGCCATTCTTCTGGAAAATTGGGACATGGCTGTCGCGCGTGGCGCCAATATCCTTGGAGAACTGGCCGGCTATGGCTTTTCCTCCGATGGCAGCAATCTCTCTGTTCCAAGTGCAGACGGCTTGGCCCGATCTATGAACGGCGCACTGACAGCTGCGAGTGTGACCCCTGGCGACGTCGATTACATTTGCGCGCACGCGACTTCCACTCCTGCGGGAGATGGCGTCGAAGCGAAAAATATCGCTACTGTTTTTAAAGATTATCGCCCCATAACAACCTCGACAAAATCCATGACCGGTCATGAACTCTGGATGTCCGGAGCATCACAGGTTGTTTACTCGACGCTCATGGCCAGGGATGGCTACATCGCGCCGAACATCAATTTCGAGGAGCCAGATGAAGCCACTTCAAAGCTCAACATCGCAACTGAAACGATTCATCGCCCTCCCCGCATGGTCCTCTGCAACGCGGCTGGATTCGGAGGAACTAACTCTTCACTCATCCTGCGTTACACGTAA
- the fabG gene encoding 3-oxoacyl-ACP reductase FabG produces the protein MNPQGISLVTGASKGIGEAVAIRLAEAGFDIWLNYLSDHKNARRIQGQIEELGKKCTLVPFDVCDFKECQKTLAPLLEKDTPFSIVNNAGITKDSLLIWMEENDWNKVINVHLSGFFNITRTVLPFMLRKRKGRIINISSTSGETGVAGQVNYSAAKSGLIGATRSLAVEVAKRNILVNAVSPGFIDTDMLKELPIEEISKNIPLGRIGTAQEVAEVVTFLCSPGSSYITGQVISVNGGIYT, from the coding sequence GTGAATCCTCAAGGAATATCTCTTGTCACAGGTGCCAGCAAAGGAATTGGCGAAGCTGTCGCTATCCGTCTTGCCGAAGCAGGGTTTGACATTTGGCTTAACTATCTAAGTGATCATAAAAACGCTCGTCGAATACAAGGTCAAATTGAAGAATTAGGAAAAAAATGCACACTTGTCCCATTTGATGTTTGTGATTTTAAAGAATGCCAAAAAACACTTGCGCCGCTTCTAGAGAAAGACACGCCGTTTTCAATTGTAAACAACGCTGGAATCACAAAAGATTCTCTTCTGATATGGATGGAAGAAAACGACTGGAACAAAGTTATCAACGTACATTTGTCCGGTTTTTTCAATATCACACGCACAGTACTTCCCTTCATGCTTAGAAAAAGAAAAGGGCGCATCATAAATATTTCATCCACATCTGGAGAAACTGGAGTTGCAGGGCAAGTAAATTACTCTGCTGCGAAGTCCGGACTCATTGGCGCAACACGCTCACTTGCTGTAGAAGTTGCAAAACGAAACATTCTCGTCAATGCTGTCTCCCCGGGATTCATTGATACTGACATGCTTAAGGAACTCCCAATTGAAGAAATATCCAAGAATATTCCATTAGGCCGCATTGGTACCGCTCAAGAGGTCGCAGAAGTTGTTACCTTTCTTTGTTCTCCAGGATCTTCCTACATAACGGGACAAGTAATCTCCGTTAACGGTGGAATTTACACTTAA